One window from the genome of Magnolia sinica isolate HGM2019 chromosome 4, MsV1, whole genome shotgun sequence encodes:
- the LOC131244635 gene encoding cyclin-dependent protein kinase inhibitor SMR4-like, translated as MRNACCTSTSICLKQPTASRHVDASPILAVAGPTTQYIQNFCTKKPIRVRRVEKMEREEESTGEGCVTPKHGVYRIPKELICPPPPKKKTAVGKRMDPPKNGYFQPPDLEVLFSLVPRQREACA; from the coding sequence ATGCGAAATGCCTGTTGCACCTCCACTTCCATATGCTTAAAACAGCCAACAGCATCACGCCACGTGGACGCCAGCCCCATCCTAGCTGTCGCCGGGCCCACAACCCAATATATACAAAATTTCTGCACTAAAAAACCTATTCGCGTAAGGAGAGTAGAGAAgatggagagagaagaagaatcgACGGGAGAAGGGTGCGTTACACCAAAGCACGGTGTATATCGCATCCCAAAAGAGCTCATCTGCCCACCGCCTCCAAAGAAGAAGACAGCCGTTGGGAAGAGGATGGACCCGCCTAAGAATGGGTATTTTCAGCCGCCCGATTTGGAGGTTCTCTTCTCGTTGGTGCCAAGGCAAAGGGAGGCATGTGCGTAG